CCACGTAGTGGTAGCGGATAGCAGGGCGCCACGGGATGGTAAATTCATTGAAAGGATTGGTACTTACAATCCTAATACTAATCCTGCTACTATTGACCTTAATTTTGAAAAGGCATTAGACTGGCTTAACAAGGGCGCTCAACCCACCGACACATGTAGAGCAATGTTGCGCTACAGAGGTGTAATGTTAAAAAAGCACCTTCTCGAAGGTGTGAAGAAAGGGGCATTTACCCTGGAAGTTGCCGATCAGCGGTTCCAGGAGTGGATCACGAAGAAGGAGGTAGCAATTAATTCCAAGGTAGAAAGTCTTTCTAGCAAGGAAGCTGCCGACATCAAGACTCGGCTTGACGCCGAAAGTAAAGTTCGTGAGGCTAAAGCTGCTGCTGTTGCTAAAAAGCGTGCTGCTATGGCCGCTAAGAATGCACCTGCTGCAGAAGAGGCTCCAGGAGCACCTGCTGAGGAAGCTGCCGCCGAAGGCGAAGCTCCTGCAGAAGCTTAATTGCCCTGCATCTCCAATGGTTGAGGCGCGAAGATTATATGTAGGTCGAATTGCCAAAGAGTTTGGTACAAACGGCGAGCTGCAGCTCAATCTCTCTCCAGAATATTCCATTGAAGAAAA
The genomic region above belongs to Williamwhitmania sp. and contains:
- a CDS encoding 30S ribosomal protein S16; amino-acid sequence: MPVKIRLQRFGRKGYAYYHVVVADSRAPRDGKFIERIGTYNPNTNPATIDLNFEKALDWLNKGAQPTDTCRAMLRYRGVMLKKHLLEGVKKGAFTLEVADQRFQEWITKKEVAINSKVESLSSKEAADIKTRLDAESKVREAKAAAVAKKRAAMAAKNAPAAEEAPGAPAEEAAAEGEAPAEA